The following coding sequences lie in one Methanobrevibacter olleyae genomic window:
- the rplJ gene encoding 50S ribosomal protein L16: protein MVRAYSRREYIRKIPNNRIVQYDMGNLSEDFPVRVSLAVKKPAQIRHNALEAARIASNRYMQRSAGRLGYHLKLRVYPHNIVRENPMATGAGADRVQSGMRNAFGKAISVEALVKTNQKVMSIDVNPKNFEDAKVALKRASMKLPVSCRIVIEKGAELIK, encoded by the coding sequence ATGGTTCGTGCTTATTCAAGAAGAGAATATATTAGAAAAATACCAAATAACAGAATTGTTCAATATGATATGGGTAATTTATCTGAGGATTTCCCAGTAAGAGTATCTTTAGCAGTTAAAAAACCAGCTCAAATTAGGCATAATGCTTTAGAAGCAGCTCGTATTGCTTCTAATAGATACATGCAAAGATCTGCTGGTAGATTAGGATATCATTTAAAATTAAGAGTATACCCTCATAACATTGTAAGAGAAAATCCAATGGCTACTGGTGCAGGAGCAGATAGGGTACAAAGTGGTATGAGAAATGCTTTTGGTAAGGCAATTAGTGTAGAAGCACTTGTAAAAACTAATCAAAAAGTTATGTCTATTGATGTAAACCCTAAAAACTTCGAAGATGCTAAAGTTGCTTTAAAAAGAGCAAGTATGAAATTACCAGTTTCTTGTAGAATTGTTATTGAAAAAGGTGCAGAATTAATTAAATAA
- a CDS encoding KEOPS complex subunit Pcc1, with protein MIIKSNIKIEYESPKYSEIVYKSLEVDNEGFVESDLEENTINFKVESKSLASFLATADDLIASEILAENIIKNTNSEKFRK; from the coding sequence ATGATTATTAAATCAAATATAAAAATTGAATATGAAAGTCCAAAATATTCTGAAATTGTTTATAAATCTCTTGAAGTAGATAATGAAGGTTTTGTAGAAAGTGATTTAGAGGAAAATACAATAAATTTTAAAGTTGAAAGTAAAAGTTTAGCTAGTTTTTTAGCTACAGCTGATGATTTAATAGCTTCTGAGATACTTGCTGAAAATATAATAAAAAATACAAATAGTGAAAAATTTAGAAAATGA
- a CDS encoding peptidylprolyl isomerase yields the protein MAIQEGDFVRLNFTGKIKETDEVFDTTSEDIAKEADILVEDKVYGPIPIIVGGNHLLKAIDNAIIGTEAGEAIHVSVNPENGFGQRNPNLIQLIPMKEFKKQGMAPVRGMKITSDNGTGKIISVDGGRVKVDFNHELAGKNLEYDVSVVEVIDEDEEKIKSMIELHYSYPNMDLDKTEIKIDGDKVSIKLDEITRFDQKSYMDVTFARFRISKDIWDNMGYEKVEFVDEFEKKVEEDPEGESEE from the coding sequence ATGGCAATTCAAGAAGGAGATTTTGTAAGATTAAATTTTACTGGTAAAATAAAAGAAACTGATGAAGTGTTTGATACTACTTCCGAAGATATCGCTAAAGAGGCAGATATTTTAGTAGAAGATAAAGTTTATGGTCCAATTCCCATTATTGTTGGAGGAAATCATTTATTAAAAGCTATTGATAATGCTATTATTGGTACTGAAGCTGGAGAAGCAATTCATGTATCTGTAAATCCTGAAAATGGTTTTGGCCAAAGAAATCCTAATTTAATTCAATTAATACCAATGAAAGAATTCAAAAAACAAGGTATGGCTCCTGTTAGAGGTATGAAAATTACTTCTGACAATGGTACTGGTAAAATTATCTCTGTAGATGGAGGCAGAGTAAAAGTTGATTTTAACCATGAATTAGCAGGTAAGAACTTAGAATATGATGTTTCTGTAGTAGAAGTTATTGATGAAGATGAAGAAAAAATCAAAAGTATGATCGAGTTACATTACTCTTACCCTAATATGGATTTAGATAAAACTGAAATTAAAATTGATGGTGACAAAGTAAGTATTAAATTAGATGAAATCACCAGATTTGATCAAAAATCTTACATGGATGTAACTTTTGCTAGATTCAGAATTTCAAAAGACATTTGGGACAATATGGGTTATGAAAAAGTTGAATTCGTAGATGAATTTGAGAAAAAAGTAGAAGAAGACCCTGAAGGAGAATCTGAAGAATAA
- a CDS encoding ABC transporter substrate-binding protein — MDKKILYVGIVVVIAIIAILAFNYNDNSNESSNGMISVEDMAGRTVNVPANVEKVVGVGCSAREIVYLDAEDKIVGIEQIESNSQGAWGNELPYMKSNEDLMKLPIIGNAKTDTVDYEKLSSLKPDVVFAGTPEQANLIQNKTGIPTIVSYVGSVGTEEQMEKYKKSLTMMGKVLSKEDRAKELIDYMDEIEKDLKDRTNNANKDKKVYVAGQAFYGVHSITSTNPYYPSFMHLNATNVVSGVGGDNATLHAIQIDKEQLIKWDPDYIFIEGASNQVIKDDISKNPDYKNISAIKNKKVYNLLTYCLYSYNKEEMFANSYYVGKILYPDEFKDVDVDKKTEEIFIKFNGENGGETAKNIISHYNAFEATTI, encoded by the coding sequence ATGGATAAAAAAATATTATATGTTGGTATTGTTGTTGTCATTGCTATAATTGCTATTTTAGCATTTAATTATAATGATAACTCTAATGAAAGTTCAAATGGAATGATATCAGTAGAAGACATGGCTGGAAGAACAGTTAATGTTCCTGCTAATGTGGAAAAAGTTGTAGGTGTTGGATGTAGTGCAAGAGAGATTGTTTATCTTGATGCAGAAGATAAAATTGTGGGAATTGAACAGATAGAATCTAATTCTCAAGGCGCTTGGGGTAATGAGTTACCATATATGAAATCTAATGAAGATTTAATGAAATTACCAATAATTGGTAATGCAAAAACAGATACTGTTGATTATGAAAAGCTATCAAGTCTTAAACCAGATGTTGTATTTGCAGGAACTCCAGAACAAGCTAACTTAATTCAAAATAAAACAGGTATTCCAACAATTGTTAGCTATGTTGGATCTGTTGGAACAGAGGAACAAATGGAAAAATATAAAAAATCATTAACTATGATGGGGAAAGTTTTATCCAAAGAAGATAGAGCTAAAGAATTAATTGATTATATGGATGAAATTGAAAAGGATCTTAAAGATAGAACTAATAATGCTAATAAAGATAAAAAAGTATATGTTGCAGGACAAGCATTTTATGGTGTTCATAGTATAACTTCTACTAATCCTTATTACCCTTCTTTCATGCATTTAAATGCTACAAATGTTGTAAGTGGAGTTGGTGGGGACAATGCAACTCTACATGCGATTCAAATAGATAAAGAACAATTAATTAAATGGGATCCTGATTATATTTTTATTGAAGGTGCAAGTAATCAAGTTATTAAAGATGATATTTCTAAAAACCCAGATTATAAAAACATAAGTGCTATAAAGAATAAAAAAGTTTATAATTTATTAACTTACTGTTTATATAGCTATAATAAGGAAGAAATGTTTGCAAATTCTTATTATGTTGGTAAAATTTTATATCCTGATGAATTTAAGGATGTTGATGTAGATAAAAAAACTGAGGAAATATTCATTAAATTCAATGGAGAAAATGGTGGAGAGACTGCAAAAAATATAATATCTCATTATAATGCATTTGAAGCGACAACAATTTAA
- a CDS encoding B-box zinc finger protein: protein MECHNHPDREAMANCSVCGKAICQDCSMEIAGNIYCKDCVNEIVTKSILEKATQEQNNAPKQTLTEKPIGEIKDEPMDLIEPIEPITPIQAEERESEEELINQVEKAPENYETDYEYETEYVETYEEDGTEDSYYENPELIPEPEPEYKEHERQVKAKANAKKDSIEPIHTGNRAEDYYEEPIPSEAPSNELEAKYERYLEDLYYDEEDVDNVIPQELLEEKVPRARPPRERQIRRGPRPAEYDEYYEGPRRHRPKNYPDSNNGEYYINPREEYEDDFIVPSHRRNRRDAESYEDLKRRIERNYEREQEAKKKDPFRRFKKPRHDYDELENIQEMHRFSELGEEESEKLTVTEIILAVILIILIIMLILYVVYLFRLSGDYTSFIEAIIGLVQNPGEFISNMLN, encoded by the coding sequence ATGGAATGTCATAATCATCCGGATAGAGAGGCTATGGCAAATTGTTCAGTTTGTGGAAAAGCAATTTGTCAAGATTGTAGTATGGAAATTGCAGGAAATATTTATTGTAAAGATTGTGTAAATGAAATCGTTACAAAAAGTATTTTGGAAAAGGCGACTCAAGAGCAAAATAATGCTCCAAAGCAAACATTAACTGAAAAACCTATAGGTGAAATTAAAGATGAACCTATGGATCTTATTGAACCAATAGAACCGATTACCCCAATTCAAGCAGAAGAGCGTGAAAGTGAGGAAGAACTTATAAATCAAGTAGAGAAAGCTCCTGAAAACTATGAAACTGATTACGAATATGAAACTGAATATGTCGAAACTTATGAAGAAGATGGTACTGAAGATAGCTACTATGAAAATCCTGAGCTAATTCCAGAACCCGAACCTGAATACAAAGAACATGAAAGACAAGTAAAAGCAAAAGCTAATGCAAAAAAAGACTCTATTGAACCAATCCATACTGGAAATAGAGCTGAAGATTATTATGAAGAACCTATTCCTAGTGAAGCTCCGAGTAATGAACTTGAAGCAAAATATGAAAGATACTTAGAAGATCTATATTATGACGAAGAAGATGTAGATAATGTAATTCCTCAAGAGCTTCTTGAAGAAAAGGTTCCTAGAGCTAGGCCTCCTAGAGAAAGACAAATAAGAAGAGGTCCAAGACCTGCAGAATATGATGAATATTATGAAGGTCCTAGAAGACATAGACCTAAAAATTATCCTGATTCAAATAATGGGGAATATTATATCAATCCTAGAGAAGAATATGAGGATGATTTTATTGTTCCTTCACATCGTAGAAACAGAAGAGATGCTGAAAGTTATGAAGATTTAAAAAGAAGAATCGAAAGAAACTATGAAAGGGAACAAGAAGCTAAGAAAAAAGATCCTTTTAGAAGATTTAAAAAACCTAGACATGACTATGATGAACTAGAAAATATCCAAGAAATGCATAGATTCTCAGAATTAGGGGAAGAAGAAAGTGAAAAACTTACAGTTACTGAAATCATTCTTGCAGTAATCTTAATCATTTTAATTATAATGCTTATTTTATATGTGGTATATTTATTTAGATTAAGCGGAGATTATACTAGTTTCATTGAAGCTATTATTGGATTAGTTCAAAATCCTGGTGAATTTATCAGTAATATGTTAAATTAA
- the mfnA gene encoding tyrosine decarboxylase MfnA, producing MNEKPKSHDDIFNQLDKFQAMDCKYSDGRILGSMCTEAHPIAKEAFFKFIDSNLGDPGLFKGTKLIENKALKMIGSFLSIENPVGHIVTGGTEANIMAIRSARNIARGSKGIKNGEIIVSKSAHFSFKKAADMLNLKLIHIALDENYSINTDLVKENINDNTVAIVGIAGTTELGMIDSIENLSKIATQNDIHLHVDAAFGGFSIPFLKEKGYDLPNFDFSIEGVKSITIDPHKMGLSPIPSGCILFRNQSFLDAMSVDSPYLTIKNQSTIVGTRLGASAAATYAVMSYLGREGYRKHAEIALEKTHFLAENIKKLGYDLIVEPKLNIIVFNHPNLETGELARLLEDRNWKISCSSYPKAIRIILMNHIKKEHLIEFINDLDEISRSI from the coding sequence ATGAATGAAAAACCAAAATCCCATGATGATATTTTTAATCAATTAGATAAATTTCAAGCAATGGATTGTAAATATTCTGATGGTAGAATTTTAGGTTCTATGTGTACAGAGGCCCATCCTATTGCAAAAGAAGCCTTTTTTAAATTTATTGATTCTAATTTAGGGGATCCAGGTCTCTTTAAAGGAACTAAATTAATTGAAAATAAAGCTTTAAAAATGATTGGTTCTTTTTTATCAATAGAAAATCCTGTAGGTCATATTGTTACAGGTGGTACAGAAGCAAATATCATGGCAATTAGATCTGCAAGAAATATTGCAAGAGGCAGTAAAGGGATTAAAAATGGTGAAATTATAGTTTCTAAATCTGCTCATTTTTCTTTTAAAAAAGCGGCAGATATGCTTAATTTAAAATTAATTCATATAGCTTTGGATGAAAATTATTCCATTAATACTGATTTAGTTAAAGAAAATATTAATGATAATACTGTAGCTATCGTTGGTATTGCAGGTACTACTGAATTAGGAATGATTGATTCAATTGAAAATTTATCTAAAATTGCTACCCAAAATGATATTCACCTACATGTAGACGCTGCATTTGGTGGCTTTTCTATTCCTTTCTTAAAAGAAAAGGGCTATGATTTACCAAACTTTGACTTTTCAATTGAAGGTGTTAAATCTATTACTATAGATCCTCATAAAATGGGACTCTCACCTATTCCTTCAGGATGTATTTTATTCAGGAATCAATCCTTTTTAGATGCAATGTCTGTTGATTCTCCTTATTTAACTATTAAAAATCAATCTACTATTGTTGGTACTCGTTTAGGTGCTTCAGCAGCTGCAACCTATGCTGTAATGAGTTACTTAGGTAGGGAAGGCTATAGAAAGCATGCTGAAATAGCTTTAGAAAAAACTCATTTTTTAGCAGAAAATATTAAAAAATTAGGTTATGATTTGATTGTTGAACCTAAATTAAATATAATTGTCTTTAATCATCCGAATTTAGAAACTGGTGAATTAGCAAGATTGCTTGAAGATAGAAATTGGAAAATATCTTGTTCTTCTTACCCTAAGGCAATTAGGATTATTTTAATGAATCATATTAAAAAAGAACATCTAATTGAGTTTATTAATGATTTGGATGAGATATCTAGGTCTATTTAA
- a CDS encoding tRNA (cytidine(56)-2'-O)-methyltransferase, whose protein sequence is MNINVLRLDHRIGRDTRITTHVCLTARAFGASKVWLAGEEDHSMMKSVKDIANRWGGDFEIEYNNSYMEVIMNWRENGGKIVHLTMYGSQAHEIVDEVRETGEDILIIVGGAKVSTKVYKNADWNVSVTTQPHSEVAALAIFQHLLMDGKEFDLEFENPVFEVIPTAHGKNVNIHDENRKIHKEE, encoded by the coding sequence ATGAATATTAATGTTTTAAGATTAGATCATAGAATTGGAAGAGATACTCGTATTACAACACATGTATGTTTAACTGCAAGGGCTTTTGGAGCAAGTAAAGTATGGTTAGCTGGAGAAGAAGACCATAGCATGATGAAAAGTGTTAAAGACATTGCAAACAGGTGGGGAGGAGACTTTGAAATAGAGTATAATAACTCTTACATGGAAGTAATAATGAACTGGAGAGAAAATGGAGGAAAAATAGTTCATTTAACTATGTATGGTTCTCAAGCTCATGAAATTGTAGATGAAGTTCGTGAAACTGGTGAGGATATATTAATCATTGTTGGTGGAGCAAAGGTATCTACAAAAGTTTATAAAAATGCTGATTGGAATGTTTCTGTAACTACACAACCTCATTCTGAGGTTGCAGCACTTGCTATTTTCCAACATTTATTAATGGATGGAAAAGAATTTGATTTAGAATTTGAAAATCCTGTATTTGAAGTTATTCCAACAGCTCATGGAAAAAATGTAAATATTCATGATGAAAATAGGAAAATCCATAAAGAAGAGTAA
- a CDS encoding DUF763 domain-containing protein, producing the protein MQRRGTTNLPLHGGHTPRWLFDRMAKLSGAISEVVIDEYGPNEFLNRISNPYWFQAFSCVLGFDWHSSGTTTTTLGALKSSIDPEKHGVYISGGKGSASRKTPQGIEFAGEIFNLKNSNIVDMINSSKLSAKVDNSCIQDGYTLYVHNFFITEKGDWAVVQQGMNTSTKYARRYHWMGENVDSFLEDPHNGISCDKKENEALNMASEESVEAQKIGVDLINDNPSHLRNYFKRKDSNQLLLTDFSINETNSLTLAPHHQVLDMDLSDKEFEVLKNAWEIQPKNYEELILLQGIGPKKIRALALISDLVFGEPASWRDPVKYSFSHGGKDGFPYPVDRDTYDNSISTVKDALYQAKLDKYDKMKALKRLDDFIS; encoded by the coding sequence ATGCAACGAAGAGGTACTACTAATTTACCATTACATGGAGGACATACACCAAGATGGTTATTTGATAGAATGGCTAAATTATCTGGTGCAATTTCAGAAGTTGTCATTGATGAATATGGCCCTAATGAGTTTTTAAACCGTATATCTAATCCCTACTGGTTTCAAGCATTTTCATGTGTACTAGGTTTTGATTGGCATTCTTCAGGTACAACTACAACAACTCTCGGAGCATTAAAATCCTCAATTGACCCTGAAAAGCATGGAGTTTATATATCTGGTGGTAAAGGTTCGGCTTCTCGTAAAACTCCTCAAGGAATAGAGTTTGCTGGAGAGATATTTAATCTAAAAAATTCTAATATAGTTGATATGATTAATTCAAGTAAACTATCTGCGAAGGTGGATAATTCATGTATTCAAGATGGCTATACATTATATGTTCACAATTTCTTTATCACTGAAAAAGGAGATTGGGCAGTTGTACAACAAGGGATGAATACTAGTACAAAATATGCAAGACGTTATCATTGGATGGGAGAAAATGTAGATAGTTTCTTAGAAGACCCACATAATGGAATATCTTGTGATAAAAAAGAAAATGAAGCATTGAATATGGCTTCAGAAGAAAGTGTTGAAGCTCAAAAAATTGGGGTTGATTTAATTAACGATAATCCATCCCACCTAAGAAATTATTTTAAAAGGAAAGATTCTAATCAACTTCTTTTAACTGATTTTAGCATTAATGAAACAAATTCTCTCACTTTAGCTCCACATCATCAAGTTTTAGATATGGATTTATCTGATAAAGAATTTGAAGTTTTAAAAAATGCATGGGAAATTCAGCCTAAAAATTATGAAGAGTTGATTCTACTTCAAGGTATTGGCCCAAAAAAGATAAGAGCTTTGGCATTAATTTCAGATTTAGTATTTGGTGAACCTGCTAGTTGGAGAGATCCTGTTAAATATTCTTTTAGTCATGGAGGTAAAGATGGCTTTCCCTATCCTGTTGATAGGGATACTTATGATAATTCTATATCTACTGTAAAAGATGCTCTTTATCAAGCAAAATTAGATAAATATGATAAAATGAAAGCTTTAAAACGATTAGATGATTTTATTTCTTAG
- a CDS encoding fumarate hydratase C-terminal domain-containing protein yields MKKIQTPISDDVINDLKVGDKISLSGLMYCGRDAALPKLVKSIENEDIDRYPFDFKGMAIMHTAFSVAGIAPTTSNKAEIESSIPTLSKAGVKFHIGKGSLSCETKKSLKEYNSIFIVTPPLAALLTNNIISKKCVAYEKEGMEAFFELEVKDIPGIVAIAHGEFL; encoded by the coding sequence ATGAAAAAAATACAAACTCCTATTAGTGATGATGTAATAAATGATTTAAAAGTTGGAGATAAAATATCTCTTTCAGGTTTAATGTATTGTGGCAGAGATGCAGCTTTACCAAAATTAGTTAAATCTATAGAAAATGAGGATATTGATAGGTATCCTTTTGATTTTAAAGGCATGGCTATTATGCATACAGCATTTAGTGTTGCAGGTATTGCTCCAACTACAAGTAATAAAGCAGAAATTGAATCATCAATTCCAACATTATCTAAAGCAGGAGTTAAATTTCATATAGGTAAAGGCTCTTTATCTTGTGAAACTAAAAAAAGTTTAAAAGAATATAATTCTATTTTTATTGTTACCCCTCCGCTAGCAGCACTTTTAACAAATAATATAATCTCTAAAAAGTGTGTAGCTTATGAAAAAGAAGGTATGGAAGCTTTTTTTGAATTAGAAGTTAAAGACATTCCAGGTATTGTAGCTATTGCACATGGTGAATTTTTATAA
- the ppsA gene encoding phosphoenolpyruvate synthase produces MYVKKFEDLSKDDLGIAGGKGANLGELTQAGISVPPGFVVTSKTYDKFMRDTGIFNSVMDILDQVDINNTKELQEAAEEIKEIIIETPIPEDISTYIIEAYNQLSQRVGEEEADVAIRSSATAEDLPEASFAGQQDTFLHVQGLKNVIEYVRKCWASLFEARAIFYREENNFEHSQVYIAVVVQQMVDSDKAGVMFTVNPSTGENIALIEGSWGLGESVVSGSVTPDNYAVAKENNEILNVKISDKKTMFTNEEGGTSIQVEVPEELRNERVLSDEELIELVEMAKRVEGHYGKPQDTEWAFHDGELFLLQSRPITTLGDGEKESSEEVDLEVLIKGLGASPGLASGTVKVILSLDELDKVQDGDVMVTTMTTPDMVPAMKRATGIVTDEGGVTCHAAIISRELGIPCVVGTGDATTSLKENDEVTADGKKGLVYKGIIKGAESEETSASAVQVSATPLITVTEVKANVSMAEAASKAAATGADGVGLLRTEHMMLSTGIHPKKFILDGEEDKLVNVIAESVLKVADEFYPKKVWYRTLDAPTDEFITLKGGENEPREHNPMLGWRGIRRELDEPEILKAEFKAIKKLHDKGYQNIGIMIPLSQHPSELRRAKELCAEVGLVPQVDVEFGMMVEVPSAAIIIDDYIAEGIDFVSLGTNDLTQYTLAVDRNNEYVAKHYSEEHPAVMALIERTIKHCAAAGVACSICGQAGSVPHIVEKLVKFGITSVSSNIDAVEEVRKTVARAEKKIVLDVARKQL; encoded by the coding sequence ATGTATGTTAAAAAGTTTGAAGATTTAAGCAAAGATGATTTAGGTATTGCTGGTGGAAAAGGCGCTAATTTAGGTGAGTTAACCCAAGCAGGTATTTCTGTTCCTCCAGGTTTTGTTGTAACCTCTAAAACTTATGATAAGTTTATGAGAGATACTGGGATTTTTAATAGTGTTATGGATATTTTAGACCAAGTGGATATTAATAACACTAAAGAGCTTCAAGAAGCTGCTGAGGAAATTAAAGAAATTATCATTGAAACTCCTATACCTGAAGATATTTCTACTTATATTATTGAAGCTTATAATCAATTATCTCAAAGAGTTGGAGAAGAAGAAGCAGATGTAGCTATTCGTTCTTCTGCTACTGCTGAAGATTTACCAGAGGCATCATTTGCAGGTCAGCAAGATACTTTTTTACATGTTCAAGGTTTAAAAAATGTAATTGAATATGTAAGAAAATGTTGGGCTTCTTTATTTGAGGCAAGAGCTATTTTCTATAGGGAAGAAAATAACTTTGAACATTCTCAAGTTTATATTGCAGTAGTAGTTCAACAAATGGTTGATTCTGATAAAGCAGGTGTAATGTTTACTGTAAATCCATCTACTGGTGAAAATATTGCATTAATTGAAGGATCTTGGGGACTTGGTGAATCTGTTGTTAGTGGGTCTGTTACTCCTGATAACTATGCTGTAGCAAAAGAAAACAATGAAATTCTAAATGTTAAAATTAGTGATAAGAAAACTATGTTCACTAATGAAGAAGGTGGAACCTCTATTCAAGTAGAAGTTCCTGAAGAATTAAGAAATGAAAGAGTTTTATCTGATGAAGAATTAATAGAACTTGTTGAAATGGCTAAAAGAGTAGAAGGTCACTACGGTAAGCCACAAGATACTGAATGGGCTTTCCATGATGGGGAATTATTCTTATTACAATCTAGACCAATCACTACATTAGGGGATGGAGAAAAGGAATCTTCTGAAGAAGTGGATTTGGAAGTATTGATTAAAGGTCTTGGAGCAAGTCCAGGTTTAGCGTCTGGTACTGTAAAAGTTATCTTAAGTCTTGATGAGCTTGATAAAGTTCAAGATGGAGATGTAATGGTAACTACCATGACTACTCCTGATATGGTACCTGCTATGAAAAGAGCTACCGGTATTGTAACTGATGAAGGTGGAGTAACCTGCCATGCAGCTATTATCTCAAGAGAATTAGGAATTCCTTGTGTAGTAGGTACTGGGGATGCAACTACTAGCTTAAAAGAAAATGATGAAGTAACTGCAGATGGTAAAAAAGGTTTAGTATATAAAGGAATCATCAAAGGTGCTGAATCTGAAGAGACTAGTGCTAGTGCAGTACAGGTATCTGCAACTCCTTTAATTACTGTTACTGAAGTTAAAGCTAATGTAAGTATGGCTGAAGCAGCTTCTAAAGCAGCAGCTACTGGTGCTGATGGTGTAGGTTTACTTAGAACAGAACATATGATGTTATCTACTGGTATTCACCCTAAAAAATTCATCCTTGATGGTGAAGAAGATAAATTAGTAAATGTGATTGCTGAAAGTGTTTTAAAAGTAGCTGATGAATTCTATCCAAAAAAAGTATGGTACAGAACTCTTGATGCTCCAACTGATGAATTTATTACCCTTAAAGGTGGGGAAAATGAACCAAGAGAACACAACCCAATGCTTGGTTGGAGAGGTATCAGAAGAGAATTAGATGAACCTGAAATCTTAAAAGCAGAATTTAAGGCAATTAAAAAGCTTCATGATAAAGGATATCAAAATATTGGAATTATGATTCCATTATCTCAACATCCATCTGAACTTAGAAGAGCAAAAGAATTATGTGCAGAAGTAGGTTTAGTACCTCAAGTTGATGTTGAATTTGGTATGATGGTTGAAGTTCCATCAGCAGCTATCATCATTGATGATTACATTGCAGAAGGAATTGATTTTGTAAGTCTTGGAACTAATGACTTAACTCAATACACACTTGCAGTTGATCGTAACAATGAATATGTAGCAAAACACTACAGTGAAGAACACCCTGCAGTAATGGCATTAATTGAAAGAACTATCAAACATTGTGCAGCAGCAGGTGTAGCTTGTAGTATCTGTGGCCAAGCAGGTAGTGTACCTCATATTGTAGAAAAACTTGTTAAATTCGGAATCACTAGTGTTTCTTCTAATATCGATGCTGTAGAAGAAGTAAGAAAAACTGTTGCAAGAGCTGAAAAGAAAATTGTGCTTGATGTGGCAAGAAAGCAATTATAA
- a CDS encoding methyltransferase translates to MDIMEEPSISVLEFERILNFATKGIKVFNIIKASVNMGLFDVLEKEHSCLELSNKFSIDYDVFYYILESLVKLGLIEENNGNYKNKEISNIYLNSNSHFQRKTIIKSLNQPLAYWNDLENILHSKEIKQDENFFKFIIKAMAEDAVSGELQETLNIVKNYVEFKNSKTLLDIGGGHGLYAIGFKKLNPNLKAFVFDFPDVLTETKNFCDKYNSDIILIPGNFYEDDLEGSYDIIFSSYNPGGKNAKIAEKIYNSLNINGLFINKQYFPTKKELNLDDILNNLEWNFTNFDKSNKGKIRYTFKNDLSYDSYLKNLENLGFDILDIFPINHHNASFGTTAEDKIIIAKKVR, encoded by the coding sequence ATGGATATAATGGAAGAACCTTCAATTTCTGTTTTAGAATTTGAAAGAATTTTAAATTTTGCAACAAAAGGAATTAAAGTATTTAATATTATAAAAGCATCAGTGAATATGGGTTTATTTGATGTTTTAGAAAAAGAACATAGTTGTTTAGAACTTTCTAATAAGTTTTCAATAGACTATGATGTATTTTACTATATTTTAGAATCTTTAGTTAAATTAGGATTAATTGAGGAAAATAATGGAAATTACAAGAATAAAGAGATTTCTAATATTTATCTAAACTCAAATTCTCATTTCCAAAGAAAAACAATAATAAAATCTTTAAATCAACCTTTGGCATATTGGAATGACTTAGAGAATATTTTGCATTCTAAAGAAATAAAGCAGGATGAAAATTTTTTTAAATTTATTATTAAAGCAATGGCTGAGGATGCAGTATCTGGAGAGTTGCAAGAAACTTTAAATATAGTTAAAAACTATGTTGAATTTAAAAATTCTAAAACATTATTAGATATTGGAGGAGGACATGGTTTGTATGCTATTGGATTTAAAAAATTAAATCCAAATTTAAAAGCATTTGTGTTTGACTTTCCAGATGTATTGACTGAAACTAAAAATTTTTGTGATAAATATAATTCAGATATAATTCTGATTCCTGGAAATTTCTATGAAGATGATTTAGAAGGTTCTTATGATATAATATTCTCTTCCTATAATCCTGGTGGAAAAAATGCAAAAATTGCAGAAAAAATATATAATTCATTAAACATAAATGGACTTTTTATAAATAAACAATATTTTCCAACTAAAAAAGAGTTAAATTTAGATGATATTTTAAATAATTTAGAATGGAATTTTACAAACTTTGATAAATCGAATAAAGGAAAAATAAGATATACATTTAAAAATGATTTATCTTATGATTCCTATTTAAAAAATTTAGAAAATCTTGGCTTTGATATTTTAGATATATTCCCAATTAATCATCATAATGCCTCTTTTGGAACAACAGCTGAAGATAA